Genomic DNA from Alistipes indistinctus YIT 12060:
TAACCGACCGTTTGCAAGGCATTCAGGTGACGGAGCGGATAGAGCCCGCGGGCTTCCTGTTCCAGTCCGGCTTCGACCATCAAGCCTACTCGCCGGTTGATGCGTTCGTAGAGCACTTCGCGCGGATAGCGGATGCCTAGCTTAATAATCCGAAAAGGGCGTTGTTTGGCGGTTCCGCTGCGGATTTCGCTATAAGAACGTCCGCTTTGCAGGCAGACTTCCAGAGCCCGGATCACCCGTTGCGGATTGCTTCGGTCCACCGAAGCATAGTATTCGGGATCGAGTTCGCTCAATTGCCGTAGCAGCGGGAAGAGTCCTTCTGTTTCGGCAGTACGGATAAGTCGTTCGCGCAGGGCCGGATCGGTTGCGGGCATCTCATCCATCCCTTTGCAAACCGCATCGATATAGAGTCCCGATCCGCCCACCATGAACAGCGTGTCGTGTTTGTGGAAAAGTTGTTCCAACAGTGCGAGTGCATCCGCCTCGTACCGGCCGCACGAATACTCTTCGGTGATGCTGCGCGAAGCGATGAAATGGTGAGGAACGGCCTGTAATTGTTCGGGTGACGGAGCTGCAGTTCCTATCGGTATTTCACGGTAAATCTGGCGCGAATCCGCAGACAGTATTTCTGAACCGAACTCTGTTGCGAGCGCTACGCTGACATCTGTCTTGCCCGTTGCGGTTGCCCCGAGGATGACGATCAGCGTTTTGTCCGGCTTATTCGTCATCGGCATAGCTTTCATTTCCATCGAAATCATCGAAATCGCTCATGATCTCATCGAAGATGGAGCGGTTTACCGGAGATGCTGACGGATCGAACTGATCGGGAGCCTCACCGTTGGCCAACAGCAATTGCGGGCCGCCTTCTTCATCCCGCCGGGCGTCGACCAGTTCCAGATAGAAGGCCCGATCCCCCACTGCATCGAATTGATAGATTAACCGGTTGTGGTTTTGCCGGATCACGTCGGCCAGTGTCATGTCGCTCATTGCGCCGGGAACGGAGGTTCCTTCCACCCCTTCGTCCTCGCCTAATCCCAGGTCCAGGTAGGTGTATTCCGAGAGTCGGTTCCATTCCCGGTCGGAAGTGAAGAACGACGTCATGTTCTCTTTTTCGTATTTGAGATCGTCGCTGATAAAGACATGCAGGTCGGCCAGCGTCATCTCGGGCGGAAGCAGGTAGTCGCGCAGGAAGTTGTCATCCTCATCGCTAAGCATTCTGAATTGTAGCAGCATATTTGGAGCTTTATAGTTCGAGTAAAAATTTCATCACGTCGATGCCATCCGGATAATCTGTCGGAGCGGGATGTTGGGCCTGTCCGAAACGCACCCGGCGAGGGTGGCGGATACGGTCCGATACGACGCATTGTATTCGGGAGTCGTGCCCGGGGAGCCAATCTTCGACTTCGGAAAGCGAGTCGTAGCGGGTGCAGGCCAGTTCGCTTACCGTTTGAGCGGGTTCTCCGCCTTCTCGTAGCAGGAAAAAACCGCCATCCGTAAAAGGCTTGCCCTGCATCGTGTTCAACGCAAAAGCCTGACGATAATTGTGCAGGTATGGCGGATGAGTGACCGGGTCTTTTTGCAAAGCGCGCATGAGCGGCTCCGTATCGTAGTTTCGCGGAAGGAATAACTGGCTGACATTGCGGCACCCCATCCCGAAATAGGTGAAAATGTCCTGTCTCAATTCAGCTAAATCTGCCGGGGTTTCGTCGCCGGTCAGCACGG
This window encodes:
- the miaA gene encoding tRNA (adenosine(37)-N6)-dimethylallyltransferase MiaA encodes the protein MPMTNKPDKTLIVILGATATGKTDVSVALATEFGSEILSADSRQIYREIPIGTAAPSPEQLQAVPHHFIASRSITEEYSCGRYEADALALLEQLFHKHDTLFMVGGSGLYIDAVCKGMDEMPATDPALRERLIRTAETEGLFPLLRQLSELDPEYYASVDRSNPQRVIRALEVCLQSGRSYSEIRSGTAKQRPFRIIKLGIRYPREVLYERINRRVGLMVEAGLEQEARGLYPLRHLNALQTVGYQEWFGFFDGLHSRDKAIELIQRNSRRYAKRQETWFRRDEAIHWIEGGKQATDHVKKLLDKIL
- a CDS encoding IS1096 element passenger TnpR family protein encodes the protein MLLQFRMLSDEDDNFLRDYLLPPEMTLADLHVFISDDLKYEKENMTSFFTSDREWNRLSEYTYLDLGLGEDEGVEGTSVPGAMSDMTLADVIRQNHNRLIYQFDAVGDRAFYLELVDARRDEEGGPQLLLANGEAPDQFDPSASPVNRSIFDEIMSDFDDFDGNESYADDE